The Megalobrama amblycephala isolate DHTTF-2021 linkage group LG18, ASM1881202v1, whole genome shotgun sequence genome segment atatcaATTCTGACcatataactcgcaattgcgagtttttaatcacacaattgctagaaaaaagtcagaattgtgagataaaaagtcgcaattacctttttgacttttttctcgtaaatgtgaattcatatctcgcaattctgactattttcttgtaaatgcaaatttacatctcgcaatttagctttttttcctcataattgcgagtttatatcacaagtCTGACTATTTTCTTGCtattgcaaatttatatctcacaattctgactattttcttgctattgcaaatttatatctcgcaattctgacttttttctcataattgcaagtttatatatcacaattctgaccatataactcgcaattgcgagtttttaatcacacaattgccagaaaaaagtctgaattgtgagataaaacgtcacagttatcttttttattttttattcagtggtggaaacgaGCTTCAATAAGATTgaaataaataagtgattaaaataaaaaagttattaatctattaaatagattaaatttgattcaaataaataaaaattagattcatatatatatatataaaatgtaacttaATAGAAACTAATTTtagatttataatattaatttttcagTGTATCAATTGGGTGTTTATAAAAGATTTTAGGATTTCAGGATAAAAGATTTTAGCCTCTTAAAATTTTAGGATGGGGGTCCCTCACACAGTAAGAGGACTTAAGAAGGCTGAATAAATAACAGTAGCAGTTAAATTCATAACAGGTAAGAAACTTTCCAACCAAATCATTAAAATTTTTGCAAAAATTAACAAACAAAGAACAGCAAAGtaaaatgcattaattatctCTCGTGTTTTCTTACTCCTGATGTTTTTTCCGAAGAACAACTGAGGAAGTCATTTTCTTCCTAACAGCAGAAAGTTCCCGCTGCAACTTCCGGTCCGTTTTCTCTGCCTCCAACACGTCATTGGTCAGTTTATTGATTGCTGGCATGTAGCTGGCGACCCAAGAGTGTGAAGAGTTTGTTACATGGTTACGCAGGTGTGTAACAGGAAGTGTGACTGGAATTGCTCAGAATCAGTTCTTTCTTTTGgaagacaataactttatttcttgtgtgctttgatctttaaaactttgcaggccttttacattcacaaacagctatattacacactgcatgaaaggtaatatctgaaaaagcataataggggcactttaagatTAGGTTCAGGTAGGTTCTTgaacaacaacattttaaaccAATTGATTTTCTCTGCTCGTTTATGGTTGGGGTATTTTATAGTAATGTTGTCACCATGCATGTTACCCCAGGAACAAGTGTATGATGCATTTATGAAGTAACATGTTATTTTACCTCCCAAGTGATGTGTCTTTGATTTTAAGCACTTCAGCGGTGCCCTCCAGCACCGACAGCAGGTCCACCGTGGGTTTGGAAAGTCCTCCAAGCTGAAGTCCAACTCCCTGGAGAAGCACTTCCTGCAGATGGGCTCCTGTCACAGACCACAATGAAAGTCATGGACCAGCAGCCCCAGCTCAGCATGAAAACAAGACTCGAAAATCATTTATTCCACAACCTAATATGTACATTTACAGAACACTTATGCACTTGGCAAAGTGACTATCCTAGAGTCTCACCATCACTGCTGTACTCTTCTGTTTTCTGCTCGTGGTCCTCGATGAGCAGCTCAACCTCTCTGCATCTCAGCTCACTGCTCTCCGCCAGCTGATACAGAATCTCCACTGTGCGCGTGTTCACCTCAAACTCTGGTACCGGCTGCTGCCCGAACACCTTCCTGAGCCACTGGGTCACCTGCAATTACATGCAAATGCACAGTAAATGGTACAAGCAAATGAGATtcaataatcaacatttattgCAATAAATTGTGCCAAAATGATAACacaaataacattattattatatacatttactaTGGTATTTACATTGTATTTCAAGGTACAAAGGATACCATGGTATTGCAAGTCCAAAAAACTtcttattatttgtttttgttttgttttaatcgACCACACAAGGACGTGTTGTATAAGACGTGCCATATCagacataaaaaatgtattaaaatcaaAGTGAATGCATATAGTATAATTAGTAAGTGTATTTAGGACAGATAAACACTGTGAACGTTTACGCATTTGGTAAAGCGAATTACATCGTATTCAAGATGTGTATATATTAGTTTTCTAGTGAATTCTACAATGACATTAACTCACAATGTTGATTTTCTCGCACATATTTCCACTAATTTAGTGTCAAATTTACTTGATATAAACTTCAGAACCCGAAAGTAAAATCCCGCCACTGTTTTTGTTCTTCTTGTTCCGGTGTCTCAATGCGCGTTTCTCATTGGCTGCCCGAATGACAAACTGGCCAATGAGATTCTGAGACGCTGAAGCACCGCCCAAATATACAGCGAGCTTTAACAAACTGAcgtggtaaaaaaataaaataattatgaatCATACATTTATTATCAAGccatttattatataaatcataGTATTGtgtaaatttattaaaattattattaaaagaaaaatgttcaAAACGTCAAGACTAGCACAGAAGGACTAATTTTTTACAACAACATTCctaaaaaaatttaagtttagtcatttttaaagattaataacCATTTATTGTTATCACAAAAGCGTTAACAGTATGTAAATATAATTCTGACATTTGTTTTATTCCTCAAAACACAGATAAATCTACAGTGCAGATATAATTTTTCATACAaggaattaaaattaaataatttaattttcccctttttttcaaattttaaattaaataacataaataattTGTCTATTAAGAAGTTTTTCTTAAAATTTGAAAAGAAGAAATCGTTCGTAAAAATATGagcttttgttttcttttgctttGGATAAACTcgtctgctaaatgcataaatgtaaatgtatcaaATCAACACAAACACAGTTTAACTGACATAACCTTGACTTtatatgttataatatataagAACAAAAATCTCTCGCGTCGTCTCAAGGAACTACATCCGGGTCTGTTGTTGACCTTTCCTATATGAGCTGTGCTCGCGACCTCCATTTCCTTCACTCAGCTCCTCGCGCTCCAGCCGGCCGCTGCAGGAGGACATACACTCGAACTCCCGCTACACAAACTATCAATAATCATGCTCTCCGTTCGCGTTGCGGCGGCTCTGGCCCGCACTTTGCCCAGACGTGCCGGATTCGTAAGTCTCTTTTTGTGGCGTTTTAACTCGCCTTCAACACCGAGCCGGTGAATGTCAGCGCTTGTAAATGGCGTGAGGCTGCGCGTCGCCATCTTGCAGTATGAAGGGCCTGCGTATGCTGcgtttgatttagttttattagtttttagtaTTAAACTACAGCTTGTGCTTTTAGGGAACCAAATCTACCTGTTTTAAAAGTGCATATATACGTTATAAATAGTTTCAAATGCATGTTCAGCGAGGTTGTGATCAATGAATGACTTTCCCAATTGAAGGTCAGGAAATGCTGCTTGGGTTTGTGACAGATCAGCTGTCAGTAGCTTTACTATGTACATAAGTTTATTTGGAGTATTTTAGTGCTTAATGCTTTAGTGCATTCATATATAACCATTTTTTGCACTAACTCTTTATTTAGGCGTACGTTTGAATGATGTCGTAGTGCTTTGTGTCGCATTAGTGAGCGCATTATCTTTGCAAATGAGAGGTTATACACACTTTTGATTTGGTATATGTAGCTGTTACACTGTTGAAAGATTTAGGTGCAATGACGTGGTTGTTGATGGCACATGAAGGTCAAGGGCTCTCAAGCAACATGCTTGGATTTCTATGGTTGAATCTGAAACTGTTTATTATTAACACTATCATTATAGGATTATAACAATATTtttgcaattgcaggtttccaAGAATGTTGCTGCTGCATGTGTTGGAGCAAAGAACCTGCACACTGCCAGACCGTGGCTGCAGAAGACAggttattaaatgtttttcatgGTGCACTTGGGTCATTTAGGTGGGGTTTTTGCTCTGGTATTGTTGTATTCATTTATCAAGCATTGTTTTCCAGGCACAGCGGAGGTGTCCAGCATTCTGGAGGAGAAGATTCTTGGAGCCGATACTAGTGCGGATCTGGAGGAGACCGGCCGTGTGCTGTCCATCGGTGACGGTATCGCTCGTGTGTATGGGCTGAGGAACGTGCAGGCCGAAGAGATGGTGGAATTCTCCTCTGGTCTGAAGGTGAGTGAGACGGGGGTCGTGAGGTCGTGGCTGAGCCTTCAAGGACTCCAGATGCTTCAAGATGATGgtgctcttaaagggatagttcacccaaaaacaaatTGTCACTTACTCATTCTCAAATggatccaaacctgtatgattttctttcttctgttgaacacaaaagatattttgaagaatgtctgtaaCCAAACAATTCCATAGTATTTCCCCACCATACTATGCAAGTCaatccatcaactgtttggttacccttgttcttcaaaatatcatcttttgtgttcagcaggaggaggaaattcatacaggtttggaacaacttgagggtaaaTGACAAATTTTCTCTTTTGGGTGAACACTtccttttaaaggtgcaatatgtaagaattttgcattaaaatatccaaaaaccactaggccagtgtcaTATATTGTTCATTTGAGTACTTGCAAtattccaaatgtttccaaatatttgtaaatcgagagaaaattgctattttaatcaaggctccgggacgtgtgaggagtcgcctgtcaattgcgtcatacccgcgttaccctctgtttccggttttattttgttgaaaacaccaaatggaaacaccaaagacgaatcttacatattgcacctttaagtatagACACgcccactttttaaaaaatgttttaattttttttttatttatcaaatgtcaaatttgaagttttattttaattttttttttcatgtttgaataTTTAAGTGTCACATATTTTAGTATGTTAATACTCTGACtagttaattatttaaattaaaagtctatagtataaatttaaatatggcatttaaataaaattgtattagtGTAGTGTATATACAGTcggactaaaaaaaaaatggtgtaacttaatttttagttatttatacTGCAATGATTTGACTAgttaaatcaatatttacattatttcaatatttagttttaattaagtaataagTAATTCGGTCTCAGTATTCTTGGATAACTGCTTTTACATCAAGACTCCTTTGCTTCTCCTCTCAGGGAATGTCTCTGAACTTGGAGCCTGATAACGTTGGTGTTGTGGTGTTCGGTAACGACAAACTCATCAAGGAGGGTGACATCGTCAAGAGAACAGGAGCTATCGTGGATGTTCCTGTCGGAGAGGAGCTGCTCGGCCGTGTTGTGGACGCTCTGGGAAACCCCATTGATGGCAAGGTCTGACCACCAATTGGACACTTGCATAGTTGTAGTTCCttccttttttttattgattccAGTTGTCAGAATTCTTCTTTTTAGAGTCAaataatctatttttttttttttttctcctccaaGGGACCCTTGGGCTCTAAGGAACGTAGGCGTGTGGGTCTGAAGGCCCCTGGCATCATCCCTCGCATCTCCGTGAGAGAGCCCATGCAGACCGGCATCAAAGCCGTGGACAGTCTGGTGCCCATTGGCCGTGGCCAGAGAGAGCTGATCATTGGTGACAGACAGACTGGGTAAGTGCTGGACTTGGTAAATGTAAACACTGGCATTGCTTGCTTCATTTGAGCCAATTTTGGCTCAATCATCCGTTTTAAATTTGTTTATCCCAGCAAAACTGCCATTGCCATCGACACCATCATCAACCAGAAGCGTTTCAATGAAGGCACTGAAGAGAAAAAGAAGCTGTACTGCATCTACGTGGCCATCGGTCAGAAGAGATCCACCGTGGCCCAGCTGGTGAAGAGGCTGACAGACACTGATGCCATGAAATACACCATCGTGGTGTCTGCTACTGCGTCCGACGCCGCTCCCCTGCAGTACCTGGCTCCATACTCTGGCTGCTCCATGGGCGAGTACTTCAGAGACAACGGCAAACACGCCCTGATCATCTACGATGATCTCTCCAAACAGGTGAGAACTTGGCACTAAAGCTGCAGTTGCATTTACACCTTTGAATCCAGACGTGACCAAGTTGTGCATACAAGGTGTCTCATAGGCCACACTAGATTAAACCATGGACATTTATTGAAGGGTGAGGAAGCACCAAAATGCCAATattgtagcaccatcttgttaATAAAATGCAtgccccattttttttttttttttttttttttatgtcatgagACAGACTATTATCAGGACAAACCTGAGGGCTTATTTTGTAAGACATATGGACCTTTACagtttccattttttttatttttttattattattatttttttttaatagatgtATTAAGTTCTAATGTATCTGTATTTTCAATGAAAATAGCCTGTGAAGCTGATGTGGCAAACTCCAAATACTACTAAAACAGcgtagcatttttttttatttatttattttttttattttttttatataaagcaCCACAGATGCTGACATAGTGTTAAactattaaagctgcagtcttgCGCAAGTTTGCATATGTGATTGAGTACCTTGTACATCAGGTTATGGCTCATAGTCTGATATAGTGAGAATAATGGAGCTCACATTCAAACGGCTtgcttagattttttttttttttttttttttttgatcaaaacTAGTGTAATGCATTTAAAACATTGCTGAATGAGACAAATGTTCCTCAAAAGCCTTATGTATCATATGCGCATATTTGAACAATTTTTCTAAAACCatgatatataaattaaatccaagttgcttcagtccagtaattgttcatcttgaaatattacgaACAATGTTATTCTTGTTTACTTTATAAAAGTCAGTAAAGATTTCGGAGTAAAGAGACACAAACCACAATCTGAAGGCCTTTTACTTTCTAAAGTATGAACTATTATACAACAGAAGGCATGTAGTAGTTTGTgtacaacaggtttttcagcaaagttgaGCATTAGGGATACACTATGAACGTTTTGGCCGATACctgataattctttatattcgAAAGCCGATTACCGATATGTTGGCAAatctaaaaaattatatattttttgagagcctgatttacaaaaacaagcttcaccattaaaagccatgtcccaaacacacaattatgttTTCATTATATGTAGCTTATGACAGACTTGTGCTGTACATGTTGCACTTAACtgcattttcctttttgaagtgattttcaatcatatttcaagcaattcaaaaccatcatggcagacagtgcacatctgaagtgtctcagctgtaggaaaaatccattatttatcggctttaatatatcggccaaattttcttatctgGCCGATGCACTAAAAATGAATGCACATCGGCCAATACTGATATGATGGCCGGTGTAATGTGCATCCCTATTGAGCATGTTGATGATTTAGAGGCCCTAGAAATGTGCATATCAAatgatacagtaggctttataggGGTTAATGGTATTGCAGGAGTTGATGTGTATCTGATGAGTGTGAATGCAGAAAATGTGagctgtctctctctttcaggcTGTTGCCTACCGTCAAATGTCCCTGCTGCTGCGTCGTCCCCCTGGTCGTGAGGCCTACCCCGGTGATGTCTTCTACCTGCACTCCCGTCTGCTGGAGAGAGCAGCCAAGATGAACGACAACTTCGGTGGTGGATCCCTCACCGCCCTGCCCGTTATCGAGACCCAGGCCGGAGACGTGTCCGCTTACATTCCCACCAATGTCATCTCCATCACTGACGGACAGGTGCGTCATTGCACAAGCAGATCCTGAACAATCAAAGATTTGATACACAAGCTGATCTACTCGATCTCTTCATGCAGATTTTCTTGGAGACTGAGTTGTTCTACAAGGGCATCCGTCCCGCTATCAACGTGGGTCTGTCCGTGTCCCGTGTCGGCTCTGCTGCCCAGACCAGAGCCATGAAGCAGGTTTGTTTTGTGTCCTAGTTTGGCTCACAATGATGATTTTAAGCTTGCTTCTAGTAGGGCTGCACTATAATTGCGATTATTGCTTAGCGTGATTGTCAAAGCGTGCCACACTTTACTTTAAAACCGGCAAcgcatgtattttttttttttgaaagaaacctgccaaaataaaagcttgagGTTATCAATTTTATAGACTAATGTGACTCTACAAATAGAGCTATTGATGTCATAGGGGAGTCAGGAATGCACCAGATCACTATATATGTTGCAGGAAAAAAATGCAGCCCTAGTTTgagtaaaagaaagaaaaggggGACGTTCTAACTCGCCGGCTGTTGGTTCTCCAGGTGGCTGGTACCATGAAGCTGGAGTTGGCTCAGTACCGTGAGGTGGCTGCTTTCGCCCAGTTCGGTTCTGATCTGGATGCCGCCACACAGCAGCTGCTCAACCGAGGCGTGCGACTCACAGAGCTGCTCAAGCAGGGCCAGTACTGTAAGTACACTATTGCCCCCTACTGCATAGGACACATTCACTCAACCTATCTGTGTCTAATGTTCCCATGCTGTTTTGTCTTAAGGTCCAATGGCCATTGAGGAGCAGGTGGCTGTCATTTACGCTGGTGTGAGAGGACACTTGGATAAGATGGAGCCTAGCAAGATCACCAAATTTGAGAAAACCTTCCTTCAACATGTCCTCAGCCAGCATCAGGATCTGCTCGCAGCCATCAGGTACGTTTTCATTAGCAATTCTGCATTTGTAAGAAATGCCAGTGGAACACCTTGTTCCTGAGCCATCGCTTTAACACAAATGACCACTATCAATTTAACTAAGTGCTTATCTCTTTGTGTTTTTAGGGTTGACGGTAAGATTTCAGAGGCCTCTGACACAAAACTCAAGCAGATTGTGCTCAACTTCCTCTCAAGCTTCGAGTAGTTTGTTTCCTGTATCGCTAATGTTTTGTCAATGTTTGCATAGTGCTCATGCTTAAATTTATACAAACCCTAAAGAAATTCAAGTGGCACTTGATCCTCGATGTACAGAAATCTCCTAACAGAGAATAAAGTGTTCCCAACTCCATCTCTGGTTCTCAGTTTTtgtgttgtgtgttttgtttgaatGAATGTTTAATTTCAGTTATGGGTTTTTATTTCAGTCAAGTTATTTACTTAACACTGACGAAGTAAAATGGTTACCAAACTACCCTAACATGAACTACATTAGCATGAACTAACAAAGATGagtagtgttttgtttttgttttttttgttaattaagGGTCAATAAATTTTTGTAAATGAACGATATGAGGGTAATGAACACtttaattacaatattttttttttacaatagttTTTCTACTGTTAAGAGACTAAACACTGATCATTGTTAatgcattattattgtaaaatgttactgaTGCTTTTGAAACAGGAATTCTTGCTGTGCCCGTTTTACTCTGTATATGAAATTTGAGTCATGAGATTTCATACCTGCTGACAGCAGGTAATTGAGCACATTGCCTACGCAGGTAAAGCTGAGAGAAATTGATTACTTTTCAAAATACTGAGATTTGAATCGGAGTTGCTTTAGAGCTGAAACCTGGGACCCTTCAGTCAGATGGTTGCATTGCCTGGCaaaattgaaaatgtttcaaatcatttttcaaaactcttatttataaaaaaaataaaaaattgtgtaACCATAGTGTTCAAACCTGGTTCTAGTTGTATGACCTGTCAATGAGGTCACTTCAgttcaatgtcatttttgggaaGTTGCACACATACTGCCACTAGAGACAGTCAAGTGAAGCTCTTCTCAAGATGATCACTAGTGTGTTTTTCAAGTCTTTACCACCAGGTGGAGATGATGCACCTCAGGACACTTGTGATGGCAATGTGCATTTGCTGTAAAACACAAGTCCTGTAGTAGCTGGTCAAAGTTTGGTTAAAGATCACTCAGGCCACATACTAGTGCACAATAGCATTGCCAAATAGCTATTTGGGCATTTCAGTTCCTGATGGTTACCTTTTTTCTCCCATCTAAATACATCAAATACAGTTACTGATGTGGGTTGTGAACAGTTGTTCATGTTAAACTTAAAAGAACCCAGAAACCAAAACGATGATCTGAAGATCCTATATGTATGAAGAATCTCCAAGCTGCTCTAGAACCCAATAAGATATATGGTTCTGCTGtaaagaaccactgaagaacctttatttttaggaTCATACACATCTACAGCTTCTCTGTGAACTCACATTTGTGTGTCCTCCTATAGCTGTTTGCGTAATCCACCCCAGAAAACACACAGACCCTCGAGCTCTGTTGACAAAGTGCCATTACATGTTCTCTCCACATCTCTCATTAGAATCAAACAGCTGGATCCAATTGTTTACATTAGCAAAATCAAAGCACAAATTCCccttaaaaaatcattttgcaAAGTCTGGAAGAACAAACACATAGTTTGTATCTTGGCAAGTGCGTGTCTGTGCATGTATTta includes the following:
- the haus1 gene encoding HAUS augmin-like complex subunit 1 — translated: MCEKINIVTQWLRKVFGQQPVPEFEVNTRTVEILYQLAESSELRCREVELLIEDHEQKTEEYSSDGAHLQEVLLQGVGLQLGGLSKPTVDLLSVLEGTAEVLKIKDTSLGSYMPAINKLTNDVLEAEKTDRKLQRELSAVRKKMTSSVVLRKKHQDDLMKITHIQQVEAATAEERLLNMDFMKNKSRDLTCRNKIAQEKLDSRQMEDSFTHQAILQLSEKIAALKEETLPLKKKLEPYSDLSPSPALARVKIEEAKRELAALDAQLEQKVDFMNTLCR
- the atp5fa1 gene encoding ATP synthase subunit alpha, mitochondrial, giving the protein MLSVRVAAALARTLPRRAGFVSKNVAAACVGAKNLHTARPWLQKTGTAEVSSILEEKILGADTSADLEETGRVLSIGDGIARVYGLRNVQAEEMVEFSSGLKGMSLNLEPDNVGVVVFGNDKLIKEGDIVKRTGAIVDVPVGEELLGRVVDALGNPIDGKGPLGSKERRRVGLKAPGIIPRISVREPMQTGIKAVDSLVPIGRGQRELIIGDRQTGKTAIAIDTIINQKRFNEGTEEKKKLYCIYVAIGQKRSTVAQLVKRLTDTDAMKYTIVVSATASDAAPLQYLAPYSGCSMGEYFRDNGKHALIIYDDLSKQAVAYRQMSLLLRRPPGREAYPGDVFYLHSRLLERAAKMNDNFGGGSLTALPVIETQAGDVSAYIPTNVISITDGQIFLETELFYKGIRPAINVGLSVSRVGSAAQTRAMKQVAGTMKLELAQYREVAAFAQFGSDLDAATQQLLNRGVRLTELLKQGQYCPMAIEEQVAVIYAGVRGHLDKMEPSKITKFEKTFLQHVLSQHQDLLAAIRVDGKISEASDTKLKQIVLNFLSSFE